Part of the Lolium rigidum isolate FL_2022 chromosome 6, APGP_CSIRO_Lrig_0.1, whole genome shotgun sequence genome, GGCTTCTACAGGCTTCAGTCTGACCAGTGGCTGATATTACAGACAATCAAATGACTGGAGTAAGCATGTCGGCTTCTGGACCTCTTCACAAAGCGATGCCTGCAACGGAATCTACCCCATGAATCCAGTGAGACCGAGTTTGTCTGCGACATTGTACATCACGAGATCGTTCCACACTGGCCCGAACAACCGCTCGCCCCCGACGATGAAAGTCGTGGCCCAGGTGAGGAGAACCGCAGCAAAGATGGTGAAGCCAATTGCGGATTTAACAACATCTGCAGGGGATTGATGAGAATTTGTTACGAGATGCAAATGACATGAACGCCGCAAGACAATGTTCAAACGTGTCAGTGGTAAAACTTGTCTAGGAAATCAAGTGCAAGTGCAGATAAAGGAAGTATGGACATGCTAAGTGAGAACCTCAGCATGAAAGAAGTTCAAGTAGTTTCTTTTATCACACATATGACAGCAACCGCTCTCAAAACAGACAGGTATAAACGTGAAAGAAAAAGGTGTAACTCATCTCTAAAAGGAATATACATCGAGATGAAGTCTAATGACAAACTACTAGCATCAAGGAATATGCTAGTTACAAACTGACTCAAAGATGGAGCCATCCACACCTCCAACAAACAAGAACTTATTTTATTCAATTTCTGAAAAGAAGCTCAAAAATATTCATGTCATGCCCTGATTATCTACATGGCCATAATAAAAAATATCATTGTAAAGATAAAATGAATAAAATAGTTATTTCTTAGATTCATTAATATGTGTATGAATGTAGAAGAACATATTGTTATTTCAAGAAATCCTTCATATACGAACATTAGTACATTTATATATCAATGTAAATACAACTAACTATAACCGTGTACATGTCACTGCCGTTCTGGACTTCCCCTGAATCTGTTCAGCTGTTCATCTCGAATTTACTGTACACTTTCTAGATTTTCAGTAATATCAGTTGAGGAGGAAGCTAGTCCAACTTAAATTTAAAAACAACACCTCTGCTGTGACAGAAGTTTTCTCGCCCACAGCATCTCACTTACTGACTGTGCCATATAGCTTTCTATATCCGCTCATAAAAAGGATAGTGTTTCACTCACTCACTCTAGAAACCATAGGAGCTCATATTCCCAAGTTTGTTAAGAATGGGCACTCGCTGGATTCAGGCTTCCACCGTTCTAGCTTCTCTTCATAGTTTACTAGAATGTATCAAGCATGTTTATCCGGAGCAGCAGACATTACATAAATTGCTACGATTGCAAGTTGAAAAAGAACTGGGCATGAAAGTGAAAGCAGAAAGAGAAAGGAGCGTGATTTTTTTCAAGAATTGGATGCCCGTGTTAAGGAAATCTAGTACTGGGAACTGGGCATATTTATCATCTAACCACCTGAACTGGAAATCCAGTACCCAactctctactttgtttttggCAATGAAAGTAATTGAATCGATCATCTGTAAAACAAGATCAAGAACTAAAGTAGCAGTATCTGAATCGGATAGGCATTCTTCTCCCCACTAGGACCGAAATCCAGTTATAAGTAATAAATTGTAGAATTCAGCTACATTTCTAAAGGAGCCAGGAAGCGGGAATATGAATTATAAGAAGATACACAAAAGGAATCCAGCTACATTTCTAAAGGAGCCAGGAAGCGGGCAGGGTGGCTTTTACACGGGGAGTCAATTCATATTTGTTTCATTTGCGTGGAACTGGATTTAATACCTGCTGCCGCACAGGGAAAAGGAATATGAATTGACTCTCGGTTTAAAGCCCATCCCACTCGCTTCCTGGTTCCATTAGAAAAGTAGGGGAATCCTACAGGTTATAAGTTATTACCAGGTTTCAGTCCTAGAGAGAAGAGTGTCAGTTCAGTTCAAGTACTCTTACTTTAGTCTTATTTCGTAGGCCCCAGCTTCAGTTTTTTTTCTCGTATGAATTCAATTGCTTTCATTCGCTTCTAGCAGTGATACTTTCTTGGATTCCCAAAGGGGCAATCGCAGAATTATGAGATACACAAAAGCATAGAGAAAGCTCTCTTTCCATGCATAGATATTAGATTACTCTGTTATGTTTGCCTATGTACAAAAGCAAATTAGAGTTGGGTACAGAAAAGAGTAAGATATGATGGAAGTTTCCCTGAATTAAAAAGTGATAAAATTTGATCTCAAGAATGGCGACTTGTTCCATTACTTCTTCTGGTCTTTGTTACTTCCAGACCAACTACACTCTAGTTATTCTGGGATAATTTCGTTTCCAGAAAGGCCAGGCAGTTTACAATGTAGACTGTAGTTCAAAACTGCCAATGAATTATAAACGTCCACTACCGTCAGATTTAAGACACATGGAACAATTGTTTATCTGAAAGAAGGCCAAAGGAAGAACTTGTAGGGTTCTCCCAGTGGATAACTCTGCGCCTTGAGATCAATATTAACTAACTCCATTGGCTGAAGACATCCTAGTTCGTGCTCCTTAAGCCTGACTGGTCCATACGATTGACCTGAGATTTACTAACCTACTGCCGCTAACAACCAATTCTCCACCACCAGAGAAGCCTCCCGTTTGACCACACAGTGTTCCCAGTTCCGACTCATACAACGAGCACCCAATTATCCATATCACTAGAACTACAGTACACTGTTTAATCCTCAAAAAATAACTAACGGGCTAAGCAGCACCAGAGACCGCATTACTGTAGCGCACTCTCACGGAGAATTCGGTAATTTCAGCAACCAAACATTCTAGTAGGTAAACCACCAAGGATGCTAGTTCGATAGCAACATAGGTCGATTCAAACAAATAGACGAATGCAGATATAGTAAAAAACTAGATGAGATCTCCCACTCCTACACGAGAAGAACGGGCGAGACGGGGAAGGGGATCGGGTCAGCTTACAGGGGCGGATGGGGGCGAAGGCGGCGGGCGAGGAGGCTTTGGGGGAGCGGAGGACGGGCCAGAAGTAGCAGCAGTTGATGGCCCAGAGGAAGGGGAGGCACGCGAAGCCCCAGAGGAAGAAGCGCCGCGCGTGGCCCTCCGCGTCCTCCAGCGGCATCCCCAGGGGCCCGTCCACCGTCGCCCagatcgccggcggcggcggaggaggcgcgcggcgcgCGGAGGAGGAAGGCGGGCGCCGGCCGCCGGCTGCCGGAGCGCGGGGCCGGGGGAGCAGCCCGGACTCCTCGTCTACTCCGGGCGCTCCTGCTGCAACCCTCGCCTCCATGACTCCGTTTCTGACTTTTTTTCTTCCGGTTTTACTTTTCGCTCCGTCTCAGCTTCTGCTGCATCACTAATTTGATACGGTATATCAGCGGCCCGACCGCAAATCACAAACCAAACATATTCCTTTGGAAAATGCTTACCTTCCCCCGGACGATGGCGCGTCCACATCGTCCTCCTTCCGCGCGTGCCACGTGCACAGGCCCAGGGAAAAGAAACGTTTCGAACTGCGCCACATTTTCATGCTGGGTCCCACAGTCGCTTCCCTTCTCTCCTTCCTCTGGTTTCGCTCGGAAGATTTCCCCATCGCCACTCGTCCTATGAGAGCCACGCCCGCCGCCGTCCCCTGCGAATCCTGCGCGCACACCGCCGTTGAACCTCCCCGCCGTCCCAAATCCTGCCGCCATGGCTTTCTAGCAGATTCCTCTCGGACGCTGCTTCAAGCGACGCTGTCAAATCCGGCAAGAGCTCTGGTCGTCTCCGACTTGCAGCAGCGGCGTTTCTGCTTTGCTGCATCTCCTAGCACCCTTTGAAGCAGCTGTGGCCATGGATTTAGGGATGGGGCACTTCAACGGAAGGGCGGCGGAGAAGGTCAATGCTACCAGGGACGACGCATTTAGCTGCCAGCGGCAAGTCGTGTTGCTACCACAGCACAGTGACGCTGCTACAAAGGCAAGGCGGTCCTCCCATCGGCGAGGCGTCGTGCTCCCAGCGTCACCGCGCGCTGCTGCAAGCGGCCGACGCGGTTGCTACAAAACAGGGCTGCCGTTGCTACAGGCAGCATCGACGGAGCTGCAAGCGCCGCCGGAGTTGCTACTCCAAGCAGCCGCCGGCGGATTTGCTACAAACCCTTGCCACAATTGCTGCGCCGTCGGAGCTGCAAGCTCGCCTTCAGCGACATCGCTGCTGCAAGCCGTTCATTGACGCCAGCTAACGGCCGGGCTCCTCGTGCGTGAGGGGATTTACTCTATGATTTCTGCTTCAGCTTTTTGCTGCAAGGAATTGCTACGGGAGACGGGCTGCTGGGCGATTTCCGCCGAGTCGCTGACGCGCGTCGCTGCTGCGAGGAGCTTCGTGGCCGATGCTATCTGGTGGATGCGTTCTCGCCTGCGCCTCGGCTTCATGTGTGAACGGTGGGAGGAGAAAAGTGTGGGATAAGGTAGAAGAGACAACACGGGACGGACGAGTTGGCCATCCAGCGGTTGAGGATCCTCAATCGGACGGCTCTAGAGGCGGAGGATCAAGGAGTTagatccccgggggacgctcagctttGCCCTATTCCTTTTGATGGGCTCGTGGACAGAAAAATCGGGCAAAACTCGGTGGTTATCTTTTTCGGTGAGagtttgcccaacggctcgacgtaagtatatttttttcaaaatatataTTAGTAATAAAATGTAATTTACATAGGGCTATTTTTTTAAAGTAAAATAAAATCGATAAAACCCTAGCTAACTAGGGTTCGCGTCGTGGCCGCCTAGTCATCATCGCTGAGGTCAATGAAGACCGGTAGCTCCCATATGGCCAGGGCCAGTACGGCACGCCGAAGGAGGTCCAGCTGCTAGCGCATTTGCAGTCGCAGGTGGGGGCGGCATAGGAACTGGCGCGGAGGCGGTGCCGAGCACGCCTAGCTGTACGAAGGAGTGCATGGAGGCGTCACCGACTACGCCAGCAGGCCGTAGCTGGACGACGAGGCCATCCCACTTGGTGAGCTCGTCGAGCTCGCTCTAGGCCTTGGCCAACTCGATGGCCTCCTCCTTGCTCGGATCGGGAG contains:
- the LOC124665162 gene encoding probable gamma-secretase subunit PEN-2, yielding MEARVAAGAPGVDEESGLLPRPRAPAAGGRRPPSSSARRAPPPPPPAIWATVDGPLGMPLEDAEGHARRFFLWGFACLPFLWAINCCYFWPVLRSPKASSPAAFAPIRPYVVKSAIGFTIFAAVLLTWATTFIVGGERLFGPVWNDLVMYNVADKLGLTGFMG